The stretch of DNA CCAAAAAAGTGGTGATGTGATGCTACCTCTAGTCATGCTTTTTCAGATACTAAGACCACTCTGCAATCTCCTCCAAAAGAGATAGCTAGAAGCTAGGTGACAAAACACACAGTTTTTGTTAAACTGCAGGCTTGACAACTTtgaaatcttcacttcactttgcccagaacagaagaaacaaagaatgaGTGCAagggatgaaagaaaaaaaaaaaaaaaaagagtgggagaaaaaagaaagaaagaaaaatcttagCCCATCTACCCTACTGCtaaaaacaagaataaaatctGCTCTGTGCCAGAAACTCACACAAGGTACCTTGGCTTCTAGCAGCTGAATGGATACACAGGTAACTATGAATCAGAGTAACACACAACTGTGTTTAAAAGACTAGAGCAAAACAGGAGACTGTCATCCATATATATTAGAATATAACACAGCATCTCTCATCAAACAGTGGTACAGGACAAGCTGGTATGCTTAGAGCTGCTCTGTCTTCACAGTAGATAGTTCCATTGCATCTTCACAGTAGACAGTTCCATTGCAAAGAACATTACCAGCACACGTCTAAACCAGTTCACCCACTGTTTAGAAGGCTGGGATTAATTATGGCATAAAAAAAGAGAGTAAGGTTTAAAACAAGAGGGGAAGTGAAAAATAGGGACAGAGATACAAACTTCGGCAGAAACCTCAGGATACACAAACTCCATTAGGTACAAAAAAAGAAGGCatttaaaagcagaggaaaaacaatCACTTACCTTTCAAAAGGGGCTGGAAAGTTGGAATCTCCTGCAGTTTTATGACATCTGGATCATTGCTGACATTCCTTGAGGATTGTGTTCCTGGGGCTACAACCACAATGTCGTCCATTTTTGCTCGTTGCTTGGCTGGCAACGGAGATGCTGGATAtgggagggagagggaacaATCAAATTTTTAAGCAGATTCCACCAGAATACAACCCTTTGCGAATATTGCTCTATCGAATATTGCACAAGTATGCTTTTTATAGCACATTGCCGAGATCACTGAAGGGCTCTAAGCTCCTTTCCGTCTCTCCACTGGGGAGCAGCTGATTCCGGAACACCTGCACCACTGACTCgctcctgctcccccagctccgCACCCATGCCCAGGGCGCTCCGCATCCCCGGCTTTGCTCCCCCGGCCCAGGCGGTTGCCCCCGCGCCGCCGGAGGAAGGGCCGGGCCGCGCCTCCGCTGCCTCTCCGAGAAACAgcccttcccttctccacagCCCTTGCCTTCCCCACAGCCGCTGTCCGTCCCAAGGAAACAGCCGTGCCCTTCTCCACAGCcgctgtgccagcacagccccgctccccgggGCACAGTCCTGCGCGCTCGCTCCCTGCCAGGCACCGACCTGCGGCACTGGGCTCGCCCGGGCGGCTCTCGGCCTCGGCGCTCTGCTCCGCGCCCATGGCGGTGCCTCCGTCCCCCGCCCGCCGCAGCGCgggtgccgccgccgccgcccacGGGGTTCCGGCTGCGCCGGGTCACGGCGGCTCCGCCCGGCGGGCGGGGCTCCGCTCGGGGCCGCGGGGCgctggggctgcggggccggggtACCTCTGCTGGCCCCTGCAGGAGCCGGTACCGGGCCTCGGGACGCGGTAGAGCAGCGCTGATCTGTGTGGCATGGGAAGGTGCTCCTCTTCCGCTGCTCGGCCCTAGTGAGGCCAATATCTGTAGTGCTGTGTCCCTTTCTGCGCTCCTCGGTGTTACCGGACAAGttctatttctttaaaaaggagCCTAATATCCTGAATAGCCCGAATAGCCCGAATATCCTGAGTCGGGAGGGACCTacagggatcatccagtccaactcctggccctgcacaccaacaatcccaccctgtgcatccctgagagcgctgtccaaaagctcctggagctctggcagcctcggggccatGACCACTcctgggagcctgttcagtgcccgacaccctctgggggaagaacctttccctgatgtCCAGTCTgaccctcccctgacacagctccagccgttccctcgGGGCCTGTCCCTGgtcccagagagcagagctcagtgcctcagtgctcctcttcccctcaggagaagctgtgactgccatGTCTCCCCCCAGACATGTCTccagctgaacagaccaagtgtccccagctgctcctcacacggcttcccctcaaggcccttcagCATCTTCATGCCCTCCATTGAGCATTCTTTTAAtagtttaatgtcttttttacaTTGTGACACCCAAAACTTCACACGATATTCGAGGTGTCAATATTCTGTCCCAGCctagagcagagcaggacaattcCCTCCCTGGCCTGGCCAGGGATGCTCAGTAATTGTGCTGAAATCAGCTCCAATTGGGAAAATGTAATTCTGGTGAGGGGCATCTCCAACCACTGATCCACAGGCCACCAACCCAAGAAACTCCTTGACTGAAAGGGAGAAACAAACTGAGCATGTGAACTGTGAACTAATTAACatgaaaaaagcaagcaaatcaTTAACCTATAGAAGATAtagaatattaattaatatgAGAACTACATAACTGGTAACCAATGAATactaattaatttgtttttattaaaatttataaatagTCAAAAGTTTTGATAACAGATTAACATGTTTGGTGAGGCAATACCCATGTACCTCTGTGCTGAATAAAGTAAATGTCAGCTTTCTAACCTAACAAACTGGGAGAGAGAGCTCATTTCCCAGTTTTTGGTGAGGAGAGGGTCTAGTGGAGGCCACAAGGATGATGTGGGTCTGGAGCATTTTTCTTACAAGAAGAGTGCCATGGGAGGGGTGGGATAGAGCTCCAGATAAACTCTGCTTTAGCTCAGATTTTGGCAACAGTTTAAATGTAAGGACTCACTCTGGCCTGCAAGTTCTAGTGATGGCAGATCATTAGTCATAtcattataatatttataaaaattaattacttcttAGACAAGTAATAGACAAAATATCTTAATCAAAATTACTTATTACACAGTGTAAAACTAAAAACAACTAGAGGTAGATTACAGCATAACATTAAACAGTTCACGATATCAAGGTACCTCTACTATTAACAGTAGCAAAAGAAATGGAATCAAATGTAACTTCCCACTGAAGGGTCAATAACATCCACAGATGCCTTCACTCAGCCTCCAGGAGAGTAACTGCAAAGCAGTGTCCTTGCTCAGGGGAGAAACTCCACACATTTCCAGGGAAATGTGTAGAAGATTTTGCTTTGTAGAAGTTTGGTGTAGCTTTTATAGTTGTAAATTGAGGTGTCTATCAGTCAGAAATCCAGCATATATTTCCAGATCTCAGTTGGACAGTGAGACATTTATTGGCATTTGGGAGATGCCAGACCTGTGTTAACCCCATGGCCCCAAAATGACCCATTACAAGACAGCTTGTCCTGTTTGAGTTGTCTGACCAGTTGACAAATAATGAATAAGCTCTTGTGTGGGCTGAGATGCCCTGCTACAAAAAGACTGCAGGGGCTGGGCCTGTTTAATCTGGAGAAGAGACAACTGAGAGAGGATCTCTTTAATGTAGATAAGTATCTTAAAGGGGGTGCCAAGAGGAGGAAccagactcttttcagtggtgcccagtgacaggacaagaagtaatggccataaactaaaacacaagaagttttatttcaacatgaagaagaactTCCCATTGAGGATGGCAGAGCACTGTAACAGCTGCCTAGGGAGATTGTGGAGTCTTCCCCTCCGGAGAAATTCCAAACCTACCTGGAATGTGGATTGCTGTGCCACCTACTCAGGATGACCTGCCTTGGCAGTGGGGCAGGACTAGAGGAtctccagagatcccttccaaccctaacaattctgtgatttttttttaattaaaggtaCTAAAAACCTGCCAAACCCCAAAGTGCTGGGCACAGAGTACAGTAGTGTGGGCAACACCCATCACCAGCAGCCCTTACATACACATGTGCCATTTGACAGTCAAATCAGCAAAGACATCATGCAGTTGTCCATAAATAAGAACAGCGCTTGTCCATGCTGGTTTCTGAACAAGCCTGTTCTCTGCTCATGCACAAAGCCCAACCTCATCCAAAGCTCTGCACTGAATTTGGCACCGTATCTCTTGGCTGTCTTTGCCAATTGCCACTAAGATTTAACCTCACACAAAAATGATGCTCTTATTTTGTGAGAACTGTACCTCAGCACTGTTACTAAGATCCAGGCTATGGGAAGGCAAGCCAAATCTATGGAGACAGGTCAGCCTGCCAAGGCTTTCCCTTGGACAAATGTGCCCTGAGGGAGCTGTGTTAAGCTTATCCCAACCCTCTCCTGGAGAGATACCCCTTAGATGGGACCATCCTCTCTTGTCATGGTGAGCTATCCCACCATGCTCGGTGATGATGCTGGTCCTTTGTAACCCATTGGCTTTCCCCCCAGTACAACCCTGGCCTTCCCtcataaaaaccccagcttctGCCCAGTTCAGCAGGGAGCTGCCATCCCTGGCTAcccttcacagagctgctggacaaTAAAGGCTGTCTCTGTGGAATCATCACATGATGCTCCTGTCTCTCTATCTCTGAGTCAGCCCAGGATAACCTTGAAAGCAGAGTTGGAATCACTGAGCTGAAATTACTTGCAGCCACAGGCTGCCCCTTGCTGAGGTTACCCAGTGGCCAGGGATTGCCAGAGGTCCCCGAAGGCTGTCTCTTGCAGAACTACTCTCTCCGGGAAAGTCGTGGCTCCCCAGGTCAGATCAACAGACCTGGCCTGGCCCACCACACCAATCCAACAGAACCTGCTGCTAGCTGTAGGCTGTATGCTGCATTATGTACTTTTGTAACCTATAAGAACAGGTTCCAATAGAGGTTCATCTTATCTGTGCCTGAGCATTTCACCATGTAGGGCACTGGCTCCAAAGCAGAGAGATGCTCTACAGAAAACACCTTTAGTGACCTAGCACCATGGCTAAGACCTAATGGTATCCCACCTTCTCCCTCTCTCAACCTCCCTTTCTCCCCATTGTAGTGGTAAGGgaacacagcagctgctggacaaGCCCAGTGGATGTGGTTTCTGCATAGCTTTTGATGGACCTTGGCTTCCCTACATTTCAGCAGCCTGAACAGTTTGCTTCTGGTCATTTTCCCATGGTTGTCTATGCCTGTCTGACCACAGCAGTCTCTGTGCATATTCTCCCATTCACTGTCCCAACAGTTCAGGTGAAAAACCAGTTTCCCCACCGTCCAGTCCTGACCACTCCAGCCAGACTTTTAGCCttatttttcagcttctttctgCTTGGCTTCTTCCACCACCTCTACATTATCAAAGGCAGGTGGCAGCTGCAACTTTGTCTAATACACATATAATATCTTAGGATAATATCTCTGCTTACTTTTAGCATTATTTCCCCCTGTTCACTCACTATGTGATGCAGTTAGTAGGCAACACCTTAACGTTCAGATTCTCTTAGGACCTTTTCTtttaacagtgaaaataatGTCACCAGTTTACCAAAAGAGAGAACCTGGGCTAGAAAGGAACATTTTCTTAAACAAGTGCAGCTGAAAATTTTAGAAGAAACCATCCTACCAAGACTGTGAGAATCACAAATAAACATCATTAATTGTCCCAAGATGGCCATGTGATGCAAAATGAGATCGTGGGCTCAGTCTCTTCCAACACTCATGTCCAAATAAAAGCCAAACCCAGCAGGATTGACAAAGGGGACTGGCTGGGCATGAACAGCAAGACGGCTGCCCATGCCTTGGCATCTAACCATTACAATATATAAACTAACCTGCCCTTTGGGATCTCTTCAGGTAATGCACATCTCTcaaaagaaaatggattttatttacaGGGAACTTAATAAAAGGTCTTTCCTGAAAAAGAAGGAATCTATCTTATAATCCTTTTATTCTTTGCATTCCTTTGGTCTACTTTTACTTCTAAACACTACTCCACaatagtaaggaaaaaaaattcaaaagaggaaatgaaaaattgcCAAGCAAAAACATTCCTTAATCAAGCAATTGCACTGAGCcagctgagggaaaaatggCCAAGACACCAATTGGGGTCTCAGTAGATAGGCTTTTCTGTATAGCTCCCATTCCACAAACATCTTCTGCTTGCCTGTGATTTGAACAGGATTACTCAGGTAGCAAGGAGACTTTAACACACACTTGGAAATATGTGTGTTTAGTCCTGGATATGCTTATTATTTGCTTTCATTACAGCCTCCAAAAGCAGATCTCAGATGGAGGAAAAGTCTGACTGTGGGTAAAACCATATCAGCCTGACCACCAAGAGCTTCACTAGGTAGTTTTACCTTTTGTGTCTGATGCTCAGGAAGAGCCCTTGGGGCCGGCGAGAGGTTGGAGGAGTGGGAATACCCTCGCAGCCCCGCTGGGCTGGCAGAAGGAGGAGGGCGGgaggaaggcagaaaaagggcaggcaggaggaagggagcaggaagggggcagcaaaggagaaggagggcaggcaggagaAAAGGCAGGAAGGGGACAGGAGAATGGCGGGCagtgagaaggaaggaagagaggaggagggcaggcaggaggaggagggtaggcaggtagatagatagatagatagatagatagatagatagatagatagatagatagatagatagatagatagatagatagatagatagatagatagatagatagatagatagatagatagatagatagatagatagatagacagataggTAGGTAAGTAAGTTAGCAAGCACGAAGCCTGGAAGAGGAGTGCAAGCAGGAGGAGAGCAAGTAGGCAGGTAACCAGGAagcccaggaggaggaggagagcagcaggcGTCCCGGGTCCGCCTCCTACGGCCCCTCCTCCCGGACGTGCCGGGCCAGCTGCGGTTCCCCTGAGCCGCCGTCCCGCGGCCGCTCGGGCTCCGCCGCTGCCTTCTCGACGCCGCGCTGCAGGCGGGGGTAGCCCGAAGGCACCCCAGGAACGCGTGCCcgccccaggagcagcagagacccctCGGCGCGGCTCCTCCGGCTGCCGCTGCCGTGCCCCGGCCGTGCCGGAGGAGCCCCGTGGGGACCGGCCCGGGTCACCATGTCTCGCGGGGGCAGCCGCTGGCCGGTTCGCCTCCTGATGATCACCTGCGTGATGGCCGGGCCGGCGCTGAGCCAGGAGTGCTCCGCGGAGAAGATGGAGAATTCCATCATCGATATAGACTTGTCCCTGCCCCGCGGCGTCCGGGGCGCGGAGCCGCTGCGCGTCCCCAGCGCGGGTGCGTGTGTCCGCGCCTGCTGCTCGGGGCACCGGCTCGCAGGTAACCTCGGCCTCCTTCTCCGCCACTGCCTGGGAGAATAATTCTGGAGTTTGGGCTCGCGGGGTGGTCAGCTGCTGGTGTTCTCCGTATTCAGCACGGAATTTACCCTCTCATTCAGGCCACGCTTAGTTCCACCTTGAACTAAGCACCTTAAGGCTGCTACCTCCTTTTGCCAGTAGACATTAGATCTTAACGCAGGACCCCATAGGGTTCAGGAAAATAGCTGTATCACAGAAACAGCGTTAGTTTTAGGTATTAAAACCTCCCAAATCCTAAACCCCGAAGGTGCGTAAACTGTATTTACTAGATGCACTAAAAGTAGCTGACAATTTGcactgtatttaattttagCCATGAATGAGAATGCTCACCCTCCTCTGAGACAGCAGGTTTGAATCAAGCTcttggagcaggaggaggtAGAGCAGCAAGTAGAAATGACAGTGGTGAAGGTGAACCCCCAAAGCATCAACTAGCCAAGCAATTCCTGAGATGTAATAAGGAAAAATgtctaaataattttcttccctgtgagtATATCAAGGAGGTTTTCAGATTTATCAGGATTTGTAAGTGAGAAATTGTTGTAATAAAGTGGTGCCAGTGTGGTATGGGTGAGGGGAGGATGAGAGATTAGACTCATAATTTCCCCAGCTTTATTTGTACAGGAAAAGGAAGGTGTGACCTTTCATATTTTGGCCCTGGGCCATTCTTCTGCAGTCCTTGGCTGTTTTTCTTGTAGGAATGTTATGTGTTAGTAGTTTTCCTCTTACTCATATGAGCAAAAGTTAACGAACTAGATCTCATTACCATACTGCTATAAAAGTTCTTATTGCTGAAACAGGCATTTACTTTGTTTTGCAGGAGACAAGAAGtgtaatttgattattttttatgcTGCAAGAACAAGTACACATCCAAACTGCTACTTGTTTTACTGTCCTAGCACGGAGGCTTGTCCAATGAAACCGGCAACAGGTCTTGTGAGCTACAGGATAACTACAGGTAAATCACAGTGAGAGCCATCACTCCCTACACTAGGTAACTTTTCCACCTATGAACTTTCAGTAGTGATCAGGAACTGTTTGGGGGTCATATTTTTAGCAAAGTGTTCTAAGCCAAGCATTATGGTTTGAAAATattgttcttttttgttgtgGAGGATGGATAGGCAGGTGTGTGGTAAGCTCTTTTGTGGGCCCAGATTCCTGCTTGGAATAATGTCCCAACCCTTATAATATTCCTTCACATTAGATTCAGAAATCCTCATAATTTGTCCTtgcttaaaacaaaaagaagctgCTTCCATATAGATATAGTCAAGAAGGAATATTTCCTGTACATAATGCTGAAAAGTAtcacagaaactgatggaaataCCATGCCCTTATAGCCAGCTATGTATTTAAAGGACCCATGCTACACTGATGAATAATtgtcaaaaataataaataatcattATTTCCAGCTTTCAGTTAGAGAACCTGAACTGCAGAAGCAAACTTTCTAAACTCAGAGATTTATGGCTCAGGAATTTCTTGCTCTCTGGCCTGTGCTGTGGTATTTTTAACAGCAAGGCCTACTTGTTGATTGACATTGACTTGCACTAGACCTGTTTGAACAGCTCAGATAAGAAACTGATAATTAGACTGTCCTGCCAAGGTGGTTTCTGTATGGCTGCTTGAGAGACAAAACTTTTGCTGAAAAAGAGAACTTTACCAAGAGGAACTAAGCAAGGAGCAACAGTATGATATACAGAAAGATTACTCATGTAATGTTACCAAGTATTTCTGTGCAAGCACAATCACACAGGAATCATACAAAAGCAATGTGCAACAAATGAACTGCATTTCTGTAAAATGATTACTATTATTATGCTTTCCTCCAGCTCTTTCTCCCCTAAAAGAACATCGGGGTTTCaattaagaaaacaagaaatgcaaTCATGCTTGTGCTTTTGTTTGACATGTAATGCAATGCTGAGTGAACAACTTGATTGCATTTAACACTTTCATTTTGGAGATTTGATCTTCTGTGAGCATTGAATTGTGGGAAGATTATGCTAGCTTGTCTACTGTTCCTGGTAAGTTTTCAAAGGTAGCACCTGATCAGTGTCAGTAGCAACAAATGTTTCAAGCTTCGTTTTTTCATATGAGAATCTCTATGTGGTTACACTGAAAACCAAGCTAAAGGGGAAAGAGActtctttaattatttatttcaattccAGTGCAGTTAACAAACCTTTTTGTTTCAATATTAAAAAGAGATGAGTGAGAGTCAGAACTACTTGGGAGCATGTTCCCTTTTAAATGTTCTGTGCAGCAGCTGAATGGTTATCatgaatatattatatatatttctatatttttataaatatgatTATAAAATTACATATATAGTAGAAATTGACAATTAGAGCATCTTTTCAAGAGCTCATgctcttgaaaatattttctatattttctatAATACCTGTAAGTCAGGTAAATACTGTAGAAGAAATACTGTAAAATCAGGTAGTTTTTAGGATTATTATTTGTAATATACATATTATTTGTATGGTATTTCTGTACAGAACACTGTTATGTGACTAGGCTTGAAGCTGACAGCTTTTTATGACATAGAATTTAAATGCCACTGTGCATATTTTAAAGAAGGAAGTTTCATTAGTCATTATCTCATAGAATCCCCTTACATAAATGTTCCTAAGAGACACAAATAATTTGTATACAGTATTGTAATAGAGTTTGCCTACATTAGTCAAAATGagatttaataattaaataccagtatttctgtttccagacaTCCATGCCCCAGAGGATAAATCCATCAAAGCTGAGAACTTTTCTTCAAATGAGTATTCTTTGCCTTCTGATGCTGGAACCTTCATTCCTCACAGTCAGGAGATCCATCGGAATCACACTGCCAGCTTGCAGAAATCTGTGTTTCATCAGGCATCTGAACACTTGAACCACATAGGCAAGCATTTGGACAACATGGAACTTGATACAGTTTTTCCTGAATCTCAAGCAGAAAAACAGTCCGAGAGCTTAGACCCCATCTCAAGGCAGAAACTAATTACTCTGCCACGAAACACACCTTCTTCTATTCCAGCTGGAAACCCCACTGCTTCATTCCCCACCGCTGCTCAGTCAGGCACTCCTGAAACCACAAGTGCTTCTCTTACTCCACTGCCAACAAGTACGGCCCAGCTGGAGCCTCACACAGCCTCTCTGCAACCTGGTGCTGCTAAACCAAACACAACCCACTCCACTGCAGCTgcctctctgcctgctgcagccactgcagctAAACCTGGTGTCCCTGCCACCAGCATCACTGTTACTCATGTTCTTCTTTCCAAAACTGTAAATTCTGCTTCTACTTCTGCAACCAAGCAGGTGACCATGAATTCCAGATCTGCTACTGCCCCAACAGGGCTAAGGATTCCAGCCATGGCACCTGAGCCAACGGTTGTCTCTTCCAGTGATACCAGCCATGTAACCCTCCTCTCTTTTCCAGGTTTCGTTCTGTCCAGTGATTCCCCTGCATCTTCCCAAAATGACCTTCAGGGTTATGGCCCATCTGACTCAGAAAGCTCCTTGTCAGAAGGTGTTCTGAGAGGGAAAGGTGTCTTtcagctgggggaaaaaagcagcctTGTAGCagctttgttttttggggtgatatTCTTGTTGCTAGTTATTGTGCTCACAGGGAAGAAAGTACACGAATCTCTTCAGAAGAGGCATTATACCAGGCTGGATTACTTGATCAATGGAATGTATGCTGATGTCTGACTGGGAGAGAGAATAAAATTTTGAGGAGCATCTCTCACTTTTGAGAGAACTCTGAAATGGAACAGTAGATACTGAAATCTCACAAGAGGATGGATTCCTTTTTTGGGGTTCTAATAGGAAAGCAGGAGACAGGAGATGGGTTTGGTGGTGAGAAGGAATGCTCTGTCTGTGCTGAGCTATAATGTCTGTTATTTTTGATTTATTACTAAATCCTGAGAGTAAACACTTAAATCCAAGTTAAGCTAAGAAGGTCTTAGatttaaggagaaaaagcaTTTCATGAGCTTAATCTGTACTGTGACAAGATTAGTGAAATTGAAATACACCTAATAAATTGAGTACCTGTGCAGCACATGGATGTTTTCCATACTATTTACACCAAATGCCAGAGTGTTATGTGATTGCCTGGCAATCCTATTTACCCTATTTGTAGCTTTAAAGGAATCCTTAGTAATAAAGCTTTGCATCCAAATGGTTTTAGGTACAAACGGGAAAAAATCTATTACATggcataatttaattttccttatcTAAATATAGTTGATGGCTATGTACATATCTTTAAAGTTCTTCATACATCTGCATACATCCCAATTATCCTTAAAACTACATACTGCAACTGTGTTCTCAAAGCACACCCTGTTCACTTCTAGTGTCCCCTTCATGTGACTGGTAATAAGCATAGCTGCTTAGTAACAGTTATCTTGgtatttgagtttttttccaacctaaacaactCTATGATTTTATGTTTTCCTGACTCTTCAACAGGGAGAGTAAGTGAGAGCATCTACTGCCACACAACTTCCAGTTCATGTTATTTAAATTTC from Poecile atricapillus isolate bPoeAtr1 chromosome Z, bPoeAtr1.hap1, whole genome shotgun sequence encodes:
- the LOC131573774 gene encoding MANSC domain-containing protein 1-like, producing MSRGGSRWPVRLLMITCVMAGPALSQECSAEKMENSIIDIDLSLPRGVRGAEPLRVPSAGACVRACCSGHRLAGDKKCNLIIFYAARTSTHPNCYLFYCPSTEACPMKPATGLVSYRITTDIHAPEDKSIKAENFSSNEYSLPSDAGTFIPHSQEIHRNHTASLQKSVFHQASEHLNHIGKHLDNMELDTVFPESQAEKQSESLDPISRQKLITLPRNTPSSIPAGNPTASFPTAAQSGTPETTSASLTPLPTSTAQLEPHTASLQPGAAKPNTTHSTAAASLPAAATAAKPGVPATSITVTHVLLSKTVNSASTSATKQVTMNSRSATAPTGLRIPAMAPEPTVVSSSDTSHVTLLSFPGFVLSSDSPASSQNDLQGYGPSDSESSLSEGVLRGKGVFQLGEKSSLVAALFFGVIFLLLVIVLTGKKVHESLQKRHYTRLDYLINGMYADV